The Neovison vison isolate M4711 chromosome 10, ASM_NN_V1, whole genome shotgun sequence genome has a segment encoding these proteins:
- the RGS2 gene encoding regulator of G-protein signaling 2: MQSAMFLAVQHDCGSMDKSSGNSPKSEEKREKMKRTLLKDWKTRLSYFLQNSSSPGKPKTGKKSKQQTFIKPSPEEAQLWSEAFDELLASKYGLAAFRAFLKSEFCEENIEFWLACEDFKKTKSPQKLSSKARKIYTDFIEKEAPKEINIDFQTKTLIAQNIQEATSGCFTTAQKRVYSLMENNSYPRFLESEFYQDLCKKPQITTEPHAT; the protein is encoded by the exons ATGCAAAGTGCCATGTTCCTGGCTGTCCAGCACGACTGCGGATCCATGGACAAGAGCTCCGGCAACAGCCCCAAGAGCGAGGAGAAGCGGGAAAAAATGAAGCGGACCCT attaaaagatTGGAAGACCCGTTTGAGCTACTTCTTGCAAAATTCATCCTCTCCTGGGAAGCCCAAAACTGGCAAGAAAAGCAAACAGCAAACGTTCATCAa GCCTTCCCCTGAGGAAGCACAACTGTGGTCAGAAGCATTTGATGAGCTGCTAGCCAGTAAAT aTGGTCTTGCTGCATTCAGggcttttttaaaatctgagtttTGTGAAGAAAATATTGAATTCTGGCTGGCCTGTGAAGACTTCAAAAAAACCAAGTCACCCCAAAAACTGTCCTCCAAAGCAAGGAAAATATATACTGACTTCATAGAAAAAGAAGCTCCAAAAGAG ataaacataGATTTTCAAACCAAAACTCTGATTGCTCAAAATATACAAGAAGCTACAAGTGGCTGCTTTACAACTGCCCAGAAGAGGGTCTACAGCTTGATGGAGAACAACTCTTATCCCCGCTTCTTGGAGTCAGAATTTTACCAGGACTTGTGTAAAAAGCCTCAGATCACCACTGAGCCCCACGCCacatga